A genome region from Nocardiopsis exhalans includes the following:
- the mgrA gene encoding L-glyceraldehyde 3-phosphate reductase codes for MGTYVASEDRYDSLEFRTCGRSGLRLPRLSLGLWQNFGGDRGLEGQRRILRRAFDLGVFHFDLANNYGPPPGRAEENFGRILSEDFGPYREELVITTKAGYVMGPGPHLRGGSRKYLLSSLDQSLKRMGLDYVDIFYSHRPDPDTPLEETMLALHHAVVSGRAMYAGISSYAPSLTRRAAAIMRDLGTPLIVHQSSYSMLNRWVEDGLLEAAADEGMGVVAFSPLAQGLLTSRYLDGSVPTDSRAGIGRPSWRENMLTEEVLGRARALNQIAAERGQTLAQMALSWVLRDQGPRTVTTALVGASSAEQLEQNLKAVENTDFSEEELRDIDRWAVDSDVNIWWAATASKE; via the coding sequence TTGGGCACGTACGTGGCGAGCGAGGACCGGTACGACTCCCTGGAGTTCCGGACCTGCGGCAGGAGCGGCCTGAGGCTGCCGCGGCTGTCGCTGGGACTGTGGCAGAACTTCGGTGGTGACCGGGGCCTGGAAGGGCAGCGCCGGATCCTGCGCCGCGCCTTCGACCTCGGCGTCTTCCACTTCGACCTGGCCAACAACTACGGCCCGCCGCCGGGCAGGGCCGAGGAGAACTTCGGCCGGATCCTGTCCGAGGACTTCGGCCCCTACCGGGAAGAGCTGGTGATCACCACCAAGGCCGGGTACGTCATGGGGCCCGGGCCGCACCTGCGGGGCGGTTCGCGCAAGTACCTGCTGTCCTCGCTGGACCAGTCCCTCAAGCGTATGGGCCTGGACTACGTCGACATCTTCTACAGCCACCGGCCCGACCCTGACACCCCGCTGGAGGAGACCATGCTGGCCCTCCACCACGCGGTGGTGTCCGGGCGGGCCATGTACGCGGGGATCTCCTCCTACGCTCCGTCGCTGACCCGCCGGGCGGCGGCGATCATGCGCGACCTCGGCACGCCCCTGATCGTGCACCAGTCCTCGTACTCGATGCTCAACCGCTGGGTGGAGGACGGGCTGCTGGAGGCGGCCGCCGACGAAGGCATGGGTGTGGTCGCCTTCTCACCCCTGGCACAGGGCCTGCTGACCTCCCGTTACCTGGACGGAAGCGTGCCCACTGACTCCCGCGCCGGGATCGGGCGGCCCAGCTGGCGGGAGAACATGCTCACCGAGGAGGTGCTCGGCCGGGCCCGGGCGCTCAACCAGATCGCCGCCGAGCGCGGTCAGACCCTGGCGCAGATGGCCCTCTCCTGGGTTCTGCGGGACCAGGGGCCGCGCACCGTCACCACGGCGCTGGTCGGAGCCTCCAGCGCGGAGCAGTTGGAACAGAACCTCAAGGCGGTGGAGAACACGGACTTCTCCGAGGAGGAACTGCGCGACATCGACCGGTGGGCGGTCGACTCCGA
- a CDS encoding putative quinol monooxygenase — MILIVVKFRTRPEATDSFLDEVADFTAATRAEPGNLWFEWSRSVERDDEFVLVEAFKDGAAEAHVTSDHFKAGLAAMKPLLKETPLIVSREVEGEGWDRMGELTIDG, encoded by the coding sequence ATGATCCTGATCGTCGTCAAGTTCCGGACCAGGCCGGAGGCTACGGACAGCTTCCTCGACGAGGTCGCCGACTTCACCGCGGCCACTCGCGCCGAGCCCGGCAACCTGTGGTTCGAGTGGTCCCGCAGCGTCGAGCGCGATGACGAGTTCGTGCTCGTCGAGGCGTTCAAGGACGGCGCGGCCGAGGCCCACGTCACCAGCGACCACTTCAAGGCCGGACTGGCCGCCATGAAGCCGCTGCTGAAGGAGACCCCGCTGATCGTCAGCCGTGAGGTCGAGGGCGAGGGCTGGGACCGCATGGGCGAACTCACGATCGACGGGTAA